One genomic region from Dehalobacter restrictus DSM 9455 encodes:
- a CDS encoding FmdB family zinc ribbon protein: MPTYDFICEKCGHKFSIFCSVSSRDKQICPQCTDDNITQRFTTVNAYGVKGGKACSSGKCSPGCKC, translated from the coding sequence ATGCCAACTTATGACTTTATTTGCGAAAAGTGTGGTCACAAGTTTTCAATTTTTTGTAGTGTAAGTTCAAGAGACAAACAAATATGTCCGCAGTGCACTGATGATAATATAACTCAGCGGTTTACAACGGTTAATGCCTATGGAGTCAAAGGTGGTAAAGCCTGTTCATCTGGGAAATGTAGTCCTGGCTGCAAATGTTAA
- a CDS encoding Crp/Fnr family transcriptional regulator: MSDNDLPWLKHTKLFRSPIDGWKKVFAHRERLLYPKGSIIIKQGITIEKLLYIFTGTVEYSKVDEEGNEVLIDVLGANNLFMIAPLFTGIPPLGSFTAVEDTVAAAISIQEMKSLMKSDFTLTEELLYDLSMKSNNHISRLQKHYTYKVDHRIIETLCALADQQGMQLFINQQDLAELADTTRVTVSKLFRDLKSENIIRPIYGGIIIQDYSRLKNWQKHI, encoded by the coding sequence ATGAGTGATAATGATCTACCGTGGCTGAAACACACAAAATTATTCCGGTCGCCAATAGATGGATGGAAGAAAGTTTTTGCGCATAGAGAAAGATTGTTATATCCCAAAGGAAGCATTATTATTAAACAAGGCATCACTATTGAGAAACTATTATATATTTTTACAGGGACGGTTGAATATTCGAAAGTTGACGAAGAAGGCAATGAGGTTCTCATTGATGTATTGGGTGCAAATAATTTATTTATGATTGCTCCATTGTTTACCGGTATTCCCCCTCTCGGTTCATTTACGGCTGTAGAAGACACAGTAGCAGCTGCAATTTCAATTCAGGAAATGAAAAGTTTGATGAAGTCTGATTTTACGCTTACTGAAGAGTTGCTCTACGACCTTTCAATGAAAAGTAATAACCACATAAGTCGGCTGCAAAAACATTACACTTACAAAGTAGACCATAGAATTATCGAAACTTTGTGTGCACTTGCAGATCAACAAGGGATGCAACTGTTTATCAATCAACAAGATTTGGCTGAACTTGCAGATACAACAAGAGTAACGGTGTCAAAATTATTTCGCGACTTAAAATCTGAGAACATTATACGGCCAATATATGGAGGGATCATTATACAGGATTATAGCCGCCTAAAAAACTGGCAGAAACATATTTAA
- a CDS encoding FMN-binding protein translates to MIALLFSFKGRQMDVQQFLPSMLSNAQEFEVIETHPLTYAGYKNINGQDTLQGYVVFGQGSGYGGPVSVLTATDPNGNILKVRVVGYATETPSYIQSVLRGDFLKQFIGKSVDEPLEIGRDIDKVTSATLSSRGITDAVRQASHGLGRNQFALNISEPSENINLGIKEIGLALLIFATIIGVRLKINKLRWVVIICSIFFTGFWFNCSISLANIASGLMGFFPAFKQNLFWYILIVGIPLIIFLSGKNLYCYWLCPFGGIQEILAKIGGGKLKCNHNIGTWLQKIKYMLVWIVLILSFCFKSPSVGGSYEPFGVLFGFQGVSVQWILLSIILVVSLFIRRFWCLYFCPVGVINEIIIKARRFVNSLFQKKQEQGILTNKGRTL, encoded by the coding sequence ATGATCGCATTATTGTTTAGTTTTAAGGGCAGACAGATGGATGTCCAGCAATTCTTACCCTCAATGCTGAGCAATGCTCAGGAGTTTGAAGTAATTGAAACTCATCCTCTGACCTATGCAGGCTATAAGAATATCAACGGTCAGGATACGCTGCAGGGATACGTAGTTTTTGGCCAAGGAAGCGGCTATGGCGGTCCTGTATCTGTTTTAACGGCTACAGACCCCAACGGTAACATTTTAAAAGTTCGGGTTGTAGGGTATGCTACGGAAACACCATCCTATATTCAATCAGTTTTGAGAGGGGATTTTCTGAAGCAATTTATAGGTAAATCTGTAGATGAACCGCTGGAAATTGGACGGGATATCGACAAGGTGACCAGTGCTACGCTATCATCAAGAGGAATTACCGATGCAGTCCGCCAGGCTAGTCATGGGCTGGGTAGAAACCAATTTGCCTTGAATATTTCTGAGCCTTCGGAGAATATTAATTTGGGGATTAAAGAAATAGGTTTGGCTTTATTAATATTTGCAACGATTATAGGAGTGCGTTTGAAAATCAATAAGCTGCGCTGGGTAGTTATTATATGCAGTATATTTTTTACAGGTTTCTGGTTTAACTGCTCAATTTCACTTGCAAACATTGCCAGCGGATTAATGGGATTCTTCCCAGCTTTTAAACAAAATCTTTTTTGGTATATTTTGATCGTCGGGATTCCATTAATTATTTTCTTAAGCGGAAAGAATCTATATTGTTATTGGTTATGTCCTTTTGGAGGAATTCAGGAGATACTGGCAAAAATCGGAGGCGGAAAACTAAAATGTAATCATAATATAGGAACATGGCTGCAAAAAATTAAATACATGTTAGTTTGGATCGTGCTGATTTTAAGCTTTTGCTTTAAATCACCGAGTGTAGGTGGCAGTTATGAGCCCTTTGGAGTCCTGTTCGGATTTCAGGGTGTGAGTGTGCAATGGATACTGCTCAGCATTATCCTGGTTGTATCGCTGTTTATCAGAAGATTTTGGTGTTTATACTTTTGTCCGGTCGGGGTGATCAATGAAATCATCATTAAAGCAAGACGGTTCGTAAATTCCCTTTTCCAAAAGAAACAGGAACAAGGTATTCTAACGAATAAAGGAAGGACACTATGA
- a CDS encoding reductive dehalogenase domain-containing protein, with protein sequence MGITKVNPRWILGWGGGVDPRMLPILAAVGIDPITPRGVRGGPIDIPDWWQYAIVIAVPHEPNLIEATPLFYSPFEAYTRSGLAAARLTGFIKALGYPARYNGNPIIGWDELLPTPLAIDAGLGEMGRPGILVTPEFGPSVKLAVVLTNLPMEPDRPINMGLKDFCDKCGICAEKCPGGSIPSGQPELQDDGVVRWMSDREKCQNYYASVPVRHMCGVCYSVCPWRRFDNALHKYSRELAVRDRTGIAHQIMLWGQKSFYPSPSKDDYNAPTWATYKDVPWWMRTDMFFDGIPEGIFKK encoded by the coding sequence GTGGGTATTACGAAAGTCAATCCGAGGTGGATCTTGGGCTGGGGTGGTGGCGTGGACCCTAGGATGCTTCCAATTTTAGCTGCGGTAGGAATCGATCCAATAACGCCAAGAGGGGTAAGAGGTGGTCCCATAGACATCCCGGATTGGTGGCAATATGCAATTGTCATTGCTGTACCCCATGAACCTAATTTAATAGAAGCAACACCGCTTTTTTACAGTCCATTTGAGGCATATACGCGGTCAGGTCTTGCTGCTGCAAGACTTACGGGTTTTATTAAAGCTTTGGGGTATCCTGCCAGATATAACGGAAACCCAATTATAGGGTGGGATGAACTTTTACCCACACCGTTAGCAATTGATGCCGGATTAGGTGAGATGGGAAGGCCCGGCATATTGGTTACACCTGAATTTGGACCCTCGGTAAAATTGGCTGTTGTACTGACCAATCTTCCTATGGAGCCGGATCGGCCAATCAACATGGGATTAAAGGATTTCTGCGACAAGTGTGGTATTTGCGCGGAAAAATGTCCTGGTGGCTCTATTCCAAGCGGACAACCCGAACTGCAGGACGATGGCGTGGTACGTTGGATGTCAGACAGAGAAAAATGTCAGAACTATTATGCTTCTGTTCCCGTCAGACATATGTGTGGTGTTTGTTATTCTGTGTGTCCGTGGCGCAGATTTGACAATGCGTTGCATAAGTATAGCCGTGAATTGGCTGTAAGAGATCGAACCGGAATAGCACATCAAATCATGCTATGGGGGCAAAAGAGCTTTTATCCGAGTCCGTCAAAGGACGATTATAATGCTCCGACGTGGGCGACTTATAAAGACGTGCCTTGGTGGATGAGAACGGATATGTTCTTTGACGGAATACCGGAAGGCATCTTTAAGAAATAG
- a CDS encoding twin-arginine translocation signal domain-containing protein — translation MENNQLENGSVADKIKSVQISRRSLFKFAGLAGGVAALGGIAASSFGDAKSIDTMMGWESEQGEVYFNREPFRVDKPGYEIKGPVNRVDQDVDSPTFRRLYYQEDALLSKKGEENLMPRLKEYYAKHPDKLESDRAWFTKLLPNLAEEEKKMNKDMWGIATAWNKAWTSMLAPLVGDPKEWDFKGVIKEPLKVKDPKETSKLIKKWQASLVGL, via the coding sequence ATGGAAAATAACCAGTTAGAAAATGGCTCGGTAGCAGACAAGATTAAATCTGTTCAGATCAGCAGACGTTCTTTATTTAAATTTGCCGGGCTTGCTGGAGGGGTAGCGGCACTCGGGGGAATTGCTGCCAGCAGCTTTGGTGATGCAAAGTCCATTGATACGATGATGGGATGGGAATCAGAACAAGGGGAAGTATATTTTAATCGTGAGCCATTTAGAGTAGATAAGCCTGGTTATGAGATTAAAGGACCAGTCAATCGTGTGGATCAAGACGTTGATTCGCCAACCTTTCGTCGTCTGTACTATCAGGAAGATGCCTTATTAAGCAAAAAAGGCGAAGAAAATTTAATGCCCAGATTGAAGGAATATTACGCAAAGCATCCTGATAAACTGGAAAGCGATAGAGCATGGTTCACCAAACTTCTTCCGAACCTCGCTGAAGAAGAGAAAAAAATGAATAAGGATATGTGGGGGATTGCAACTGCATGGAACAAGGCTTGGACCAGCATGCTTGCTCCCTTAGTAGGGGACCCAAAAGAGTGGGACTTTAAGGGTGTAATCAAAGAACCATTAAAAGTTAAGGATCCAAAAGAAACAAGCAAACTTATTAAAAAATGGCAGGCCTCTTTGGTGGGACTTTAG
- a CDS encoding IS5 family transposase: protein MYKPTEQQITFPHEFFLPFGGNLNPDNKWCKLALMIPWAEVEKKYARSFPVSRGQKAYSVRLALGSLIIQNVKSLSDRDTVEEITENPYMQYFIGLSAFVDKPPFNHSLMTHFRKRLDKDIINEINEITSRLAGEHEYPENPDDLDDPDDSDGSDDTPPSDGEDSDDTGQEEKTNEEPSETKNSGKLILDATCTPADIHYPTDIWLLNTTRQALEEIIDVLHAPHAGILKKPRSYRRNARKSYLNIDKKKHKTAKMIRKGIGGQLRYIRRDLKNIKTLAEKSSLTLLTKRQYRNLLVSQEIYRQQLEMYKQGKHSVEDRIVSLHMPFVRPIVRGKSNADVEFGAKLAISVVNGFSYMESLSFDAFNESKTLMQSVENYYQRYGFYPEAVMADKIYRNRDNLNYCKKLGIRLSGPPLGRPAKDQELLREQKKQERLDAGIRNAVEGKFGEGKRFYGLGRIMARLKETSETVIAMQLLVMNLERRLRILILNFIRENFGLIRLAY from the coding sequence ATGTACAAACCTACCGAACAGCAGATTACATTTCCGCACGAATTCTTTCTGCCTTTTGGCGGGAACTTAAACCCGGACAATAAATGGTGTAAGCTCGCATTAATGATCCCCTGGGCCGAAGTTGAGAAGAAGTATGCCAGAAGTTTTCCTGTCAGTCGCGGACAAAAAGCCTATTCGGTGCGTTTGGCACTCGGATCTCTGATCATTCAAAATGTGAAATCATTATCTGACCGTGACACGGTCGAAGAGATCACAGAAAATCCGTACATGCAATATTTCATTGGCCTAAGTGCATTTGTAGATAAACCGCCATTCAATCATTCACTCATGACCCATTTCCGCAAACGTTTGGACAAGGATATTATCAACGAAATCAACGAGATTACTAGCAGACTAGCCGGAGAACATGAATATCCAGAAAACCCAGATGACCTAGATGACCCAGATGACTCAGATGGCTCAGACGACACCCCTCCTTCTGATGGTGAAGACTCTGATGATACAGGACAAGAAGAGAAAACGAATGAAGAACCTTCAGAAACCAAGAACTCAGGCAAGCTGATCCTGGATGCAACCTGCACCCCTGCGGATATTCACTATCCTACAGATATCTGGCTTTTGAACACAACCCGGCAGGCTTTGGAAGAAATCATTGATGTACTGCATGCACCGCATGCCGGGATTCTCAAGAAACCCAGATCCTACCGTCGCAATGCACGCAAAAGCTATCTGAACATTGATAAAAAGAAACATAAGACTGCTAAGATGATCCGCAAAGGAATCGGAGGACAGCTGCGATATATTCGACGGGATCTGAAAAACATTAAGACTCTTGCTGAAAAAAGTTCGCTGACTCTCTTAACTAAACGCCAATACCGCAATCTGCTCGTCAGTCAAGAAATCTACCGGCAACAGCTGGAAATGTACAAACAGGGTAAACATTCGGTAGAAGATCGCATCGTCAGCCTGCATATGCCTTTTGTCAGACCCATAGTACGAGGCAAGTCAAACGCAGATGTAGAATTTGGAGCTAAGCTTGCCATCAGTGTTGTGAACGGATTCAGTTATATGGAGAGCTTGAGCTTTGACGCTTTCAATGAAAGCAAGACACTCATGCAATCGGTTGAAAACTACTACCAAAGGTATGGTTTTTATCCAGAAGCCGTGATGGCAGACAAGATCTACCGGAACAGAGATAACCTTAACTACTGCAAGAAACTGGGCATTCGATTGAGCGGTCCACCGCTCGGCAGACCAGCCAAAGATCAGGAACTATTAAGAGAACAAAAGAAACAAGAACGGCTGGATGCTGGAATACGAAACGCTGTTGAAGGAAAATTCGGAGAAGGTAAGCGGTTTTATGGGCTCGGACGTATCATGGCACGTCTCAAAGAAACCAGTGAGACTGTTATCGCCATGCAGCTGTTGGTAATGAACCTGGAGCGCAGGCTCCGGATTCTTATACTCAATTTTATTAGAGAGAATTTCGGGCTGATCAGGTTAGCTTATTGA
- a CDS encoding winged helix-turn-helix transcriptional regulator, whose product MKNDQNNSACRDNCPCMEDCPLGSALRLIGGKWKVPILCALNQDGITRYNELKRKIRGITNTMLASSLKELEEDGLICRKQYMEMPVRVEYALTDLCSDLMPILKQLAHWGIQVQESEYTLNKN is encoded by the coding sequence ATGAAAAACGATCAAAACAACAGCGCATGCAGAGATAACTGCCCATGTATGGAGGATTGTCCATTGGGAAGCGCACTAAGGTTAATAGGCGGAAAATGGAAAGTGCCTATTTTATGCGCGCTTAATCAAGACGGGATAACAAGGTATAATGAACTGAAACGTAAGATTAGAGGCATAACAAATACCATGTTAGCGAGCTCATTGAAGGAATTGGAAGAAGACGGTCTTATCTGCCGTAAACAATATATGGAGATGCCGGTGAGGGTTGAATATGCATTGACGGACCTTTGCAGTGACCTGATGCCGATTCTAAAACAACTCGCACATTGGGGAATTCAGGTTCAAGAGTCTGAATACACATTGAACAAAAACTAA
- a CDS encoding pyridoxamine 5'-phosphate oxidase family protein, translated as MVINEGVKAVIEGSAFLSLVTLGADGIPHPIIVGKGEVVGDTVVFGIYKMDVTQQNLAADKNIWVVAATMDGGPKGYRLNGTAEVKDKQLIFTPAEVDALI; from the coding sequence ATGGTTATTAATGAAGGGGTCAAAGCAGTCATTGAGGGTTCGGCCTTTCTCTCTCTTGTCACACTGGGTGCAGATGGCATTCCTCACCCAATTATTGTTGGCAAAGGCGAAGTTGTCGGTGACACAGTAGTCTTCGGCATTTACAAAATGGACGTAACACAACAGAATTTAGCAGCTGACAAAAACATATGGGTTGTTGCAGCCACAATGGACGGTGGTCCTAAAGGCTATCGTCTCAATGGTACAGCTGAGGTCAAGGATAAACAGCTTATTTTTACCCCAGCAGAAGTCGATGCTCTGATATAG
- a CDS encoding uroporphyrinogen decarboxylase family protein, translated as MSEIMNLYQKRVERVYKAINLEQPDRVPISSALGTWSSYYAGYTDSESNWDLDKCSKSLLKVVNDIPMDVLHMFYARPGGMYQALGSKSFHYLNESNIVQYSDENAEVMTSEEYPEFIKDPFRFMVEKVLPRKYSELAKDSPAKDLALAKGAMQFGMYGAKKGAAEANLITQYGIPMLFDGLAIMPLDWIADFFRGIKGAFMDMRRRPEELLEAAQALTPLVIRFGMGQMFSTPPKANPKIILLPLHLPTMLKTADFDKFYWPMFKTIIEAFVANGVIPMPFYEGDWSRYYDHLQELPVKKTLGWFEHGDPKELKQKLGNTMCILGLFPLTLLQYGTKEECITKAKELLDDLAPGGGYIFSTDKELLSAADGKAENIIAVNKFVMEYGIY; from the coding sequence ATGAGTGAAATAATGAACCTTTACCAAAAACGTGTAGAAAGAGTTTACAAAGCCATTAATCTAGAACAACCGGATCGCGTTCCGATCTCTTCCGCTCTTGGAACATGGTCTTCCTACTATGCAGGGTACACTGACTCCGAATCCAACTGGGATTTGGATAAATGCAGTAAGTCCCTTCTAAAAGTAGTTAACGACATACCGATGGACGTCTTGCACATGTTTTACGCCAGACCCGGTGGCATGTATCAGGCTTTGGGCAGTAAATCTTTTCATTATTTGAATGAAAGCAACATTGTTCAATATTCAGATGAGAATGCGGAAGTAATGACTAGCGAAGAATATCCTGAATTCATTAAAGACCCATTTAGGTTCATGGTGGAAAAAGTTTTGCCGCGGAAATATTCGGAATTGGCAAAAGATTCACCTGCAAAGGATTTAGCACTAGCAAAAGGCGCTATGCAATTTGGTATGTATGGAGCGAAAAAGGGAGCTGCAGAGGCTAATCTAATAACCCAGTATGGAATACCTATGCTATTTGATGGTTTAGCAATAATGCCATTAGATTGGATTGCCGATTTCTTCCGGGGTATTAAAGGCGCATTTATGGATATGCGTCGTCGGCCTGAAGAATTGCTTGAGGCTGCGCAGGCACTTACTCCGTTAGTAATAAGGTTTGGAATGGGTCAGATGTTTTCAACACCACCGAAAGCAAACCCCAAAATCATCCTACTTCCTTTACATTTGCCTACTATGCTTAAAACAGCAGATTTTGATAAATTTTACTGGCCTATGTTTAAAACGATTATCGAGGCCTTCGTTGCTAATGGAGTAATTCCAATGCCATTCTATGAAGGAGATTGGTCAAGATACTATGATCATCTTCAAGAATTACCTGTCAAAAAAACACTGGGATGGTTCGAACACGGAGATCCTAAAGAGCTTAAACAAAAGCTTGGAAATACCATGTGTATACTAGGTCTTTTTCCGTTAACGTTGTTACAATATGGCACGAAGGAAGAATGTATTACTAAAGCGAAAGAATTATTGGATGATCTGGCTCCTGGCGGAGGATATATTTTCTCTACCGATAAGGAACTTCTTTCGGCAGCTGACGGCAAGGCGGAAAATATCATCGCCGTAAACAAGTTTGTCATGGAGTATGGTATTTATTAA
- a CDS encoding cobalamin B12-binding domain-containing protein: MVDLKVLTQAMSDLDEDVLNKAIDEALSKDDNTAEVQEVVKACQQGMTLVGERYDSGEYFIGDLVFAGEVLQSVMDKLKPALSADSSAKGGMIVLATVFGDLHDIGKNIFRSMVEAANFEVIDLGINVPVSQIVDKVKEVNPDIVGLSGVLTLALDSMKETVDGLNNAGLRNSVKVIIGGVPVNENVCQSIGADAFSTNAAEGVKICQRWVG; this comes from the coding sequence GTGGTGGATTTAAAAGTCCTGACTCAAGCGATGTCCGATTTGGACGAAGACGTGTTAAACAAGGCGATTGATGAAGCGCTAAGCAAAGACGACAATACTGCAGAAGTTCAAGAAGTTGTTAAGGCCTGTCAGCAAGGTATGACGCTCGTAGGTGAACGCTATGATTCGGGCGAGTACTTTATCGGAGACTTGGTCTTTGCCGGGGAAGTGTTGCAAAGTGTAATGGACAAGCTCAAACCGGCTTTAAGTGCAGATTCCTCAGCAAAAGGCGGAATGATTGTCCTGGCTACTGTTTTCGGAGATCTTCATGACATAGGTAAAAATATTTTCAGATCCATGGTTGAAGCCGCAAATTTTGAGGTAATCGACCTGGGGATCAATGTTCCGGTCAGCCAGATCGTGGACAAGGTTAAAGAAGTTAACCCTGATATTGTCGGCTTAAGCGGCGTACTGACCTTAGCGCTGGATAGTATGAAAGAAACAGTTGATGGACTGAACAATGCGGGCCTTAGAAATTCAGTCAAGGTGATTATCGGCGGCGTACCCGTTAATGAGAATGTATGTCAAAGCATAGGGGCGGACGCCTTTTCGACAAACGCCGCTGAAGGTGTCAAAATATGCCAAAGATGGGTGGGTTGA
- a CDS encoding Crp/Fnr family transcriptional regulator has product MFDYSIFPWEPSSKELFDFMKTNGQRFTVSKGERVINTGEQINYIQCVEKGTLKTMMLSKDGRQRTVSIIQAGGLYGLVPVLLEVKSSPLEIRACEDSTICYITKNQFFEKINANPILAFIFMNYLSNYAIALVENFESLWFFNPRQRFLLFLRNLYSLNHLEYDHWYKAPYILTHQEIAESIGATREFVTKQFSDLKNKGMIKVIDRNIYFPKDFKSWVESQL; this is encoded by the coding sequence GTGTTTGACTATTCTATTTTCCCATGGGAACCTTCATCTAAAGAATTATTTGATTTTATGAAGACGAATGGTCAACGTTTTACTGTAAGCAAAGGAGAAAGAGTCATAAATACCGGTGAACAAATAAACTACATCCAGTGTGTCGAAAAAGGAACATTGAAGACTATGATGTTAAGTAAAGATGGAAGACAAAGAACAGTGAGTATTATTCAAGCCGGAGGACTTTACGGTTTAGTTCCCGTACTTTTGGAAGTAAAATCTTCTCCCCTTGAGATAAGGGCTTGTGAAGACAGCACAATTTGTTATATCACCAAAAATCAATTCTTTGAAAAAATTAATGCTAACCCCATCTTGGCCTTTATTTTTATGAACTACTTGAGTAATTACGCTATTGCACTTGTAGAAAATTTTGAATCTCTTTGGTTTTTTAATCCAAGACAGCGCTTTTTACTATTCTTACGTAATCTTTATTCACTCAATCACTTGGAATATGATCATTGGTATAAAGCCCCTTACATCCTTACTCATCAGGAAATTGCCGAATCTATTGGTGCTACGCGTGAATTTGTTACGAAACAATTCTCTGATTTAAAGAACAAAGGTATGATCAAAGTCATCGATCGGAATATCTATTTCCCTAAAGACTTCAAATCATGGGTTGAATCCCAATTATAA
- a CDS encoding FMN-binding protein, producing the protein MLKRIMIVVAVAILIGALAYSNMAAEKDELLYMKQVLPQTNFEKISNNPPTFKTDQSNGKEHYYVVFGEANGYGGPMKVAAVIDPLGEIQQVVVVESRETPSFLNKVLKAKFLDQFKNIKANDPIELGADIDYVTGATVSSRAIANAVRQGSHEVAVNQLGLSISEKPESWKFGLAEASAIILLLAVWVLSLVWKKSKMRYITLLAAVIIFGFWLKIQISLSSISALLMGYWPPIHSNMIWYVIVLGGLGIALFSGRNLYCYWLCPFGGVQELTSMVRGRSKCRRVSNQLLRLLPKILLWSGLLLTFLYRNPAIGSYEPFGTLFGLTGTFLNWLLLLVIMTASIFIYRFWCDCFCPVGAFLDICAKVRRRLGKLVHSPEKVTQHQMPMNKTE; encoded by the coding sequence ATGTTAAAACGCATAATGATAGTTGTTGCGGTTGCTATATTGATTGGGGCTTTGGCATATTCCAATATGGCAGCAGAGAAGGATGAACTCCTTTACATGAAACAGGTTTTGCCACAAACAAACTTTGAAAAAATAAGTAACAACCCTCCAACTTTTAAAACGGATCAAAGCAACGGCAAGGAACATTATTATGTCGTATTTGGAGAGGCCAATGGTTACGGCGGGCCAATGAAGGTAGCTGCAGTAATTGATCCGCTGGGGGAGATCCAACAGGTTGTGGTTGTGGAGAGCAGAGAGACGCCTAGTTTTTTGAACAAAGTCTTAAAGGCAAAATTTCTGGATCAGTTTAAGAACATAAAAGCAAATGATCCGATTGAACTGGGTGCTGACATTGATTACGTCACCGGGGCCACGGTAAGTTCCAGGGCTATCGCCAATGCTGTACGACAGGGAAGTCACGAAGTGGCAGTCAATCAACTTGGTCTAAGCATATCGGAAAAGCCGGAATCCTGGAAGTTTGGGTTAGCGGAAGCAAGCGCAATCATTCTGCTTTTAGCCGTATGGGTCCTAAGCTTGGTGTGGAAAAAGTCCAAAATGCGGTATATTACTTTACTTGCTGCAGTCATTATCTTTGGATTCTGGCTTAAGATCCAGATATCCTTATCTTCTATCTCGGCATTATTGATGGGGTATTGGCCCCCTATACACAGTAATATGATTTGGTATGTAATCGTACTAGGTGGTTTAGGAATCGCTCTTTTTTCAGGACGCAACCTATACTGTTACTGGCTGTGTCCTTTCGGGGGGGTACAAGAATTAACAAGTATGGTAAGAGGTCGCAGCAAGTGCCGAAGGGTATCTAATCAGCTCCTGAGATTATTGCCTAAGATACTGTTGTGGTCTGGCTTACTTTTAACTTTCCTGTACCGGAACCCGGCTATTGGCAGTTATGAACCATTTGGCACGTTGTTTGGTCTTACAGGGACTTTTCTTAATTGGCTATTATTGCTTGTGATTATGACAGCGTCCATCTTTATCTATCGATTCTGGTGCGATTGCTTCTGTCCGGTAGGTGCTTTTTTGGATATTTGCGCCAAAGTCAGGCGTAGACTCGGAAAACTGGTGCACTCACCTGAGAAAGTTACCCAGCACCAAATGCCGATGAATAAAACCGAGTAG